From a single Oreochromis niloticus isolate F11D_XX linkage group LG4, O_niloticus_UMD_NMBU, whole genome shotgun sequence genomic region:
- the gaa gene encoding lysosomal alpha-glucosidase, whose translation MGLLSHFTVAVLLFAFSLLACLFMNRFFTSEARQIGSVWDQQHDITAHGRLVYNPAKPQNNSSRDIHPERSQKCNISRGSECAIAPESRFDCGRDKLLSQSECEDRGCCYAPLPDSAGPPWCFYPRVYPGYKMGPLIPTPRGQGATLTRASPSYLPKDISTLRLDDIQETTDCFHLTLKDPSSQRYEVHLPGGVPQSKANTQSVLYTTEYQSDPFGFIVRRKSNGRVIMNTTVAPLLFADQYLQLSTTLASSFVSGLGEHYTSLLLDLNWTSLTLWNRDMAPHADANLYGSHPFYIVQEEDGLAHGVFLLNSNAIEVILQPTPALTWVSTGGILDLYIFLGPDPQSVIRQYLQIIGYPMMPPYWSLGFHLCRWGYTTTNTTRKVAQRMHDENFPMDVQWNDLDYANKRRVFTFDPWRFGDLPEMVEEFHKRGMKYILILDPGISSTSTPGTYSPFDDGLKRDVFIKNATGQILIGKVWPGPTAFPDFTNPDTRQWWEDCIRDFHSKVPVDGLWIDMNEPASFVQGSVEGCPDSDLENPPYTPSVVGGRLNSGTLCMSARQKMSFHYNLHNLYGLTEAYATHSALLKIRRKRPFVLSRSSFPGIGRFSGVWTGDVRSDWEQLRFSIPAVLQFSLFGVPLVGADTCGFGGNTTEELCVRWMQLGAFYPFMRNHNDKPNAPQEPYVFGQRAQAAMRSALYLRYSLLPFLYTLFHHAHASAETVARPLFMEFPNDPNSRTIDKQFLWGSSLLISPVLEQGAVELAAYLPPATWYSLHNGQPFYSKGQFLLLPAPLDTINVHVREGHIIPQQEPALTTTASRNNPFFLIVALSAGGWARGDLFWDDGESVDTFEMQNYCYVIFTAGQSQVVSNPLKLNGALDSLVLGGLQVFGVPSPPRYILANGEKVRDFTYRTDTKVLAVTSLALPMSEVFTVQWVF comes from the exons ATGGGTCTGTTGTCTCACTTCACTGTAGCCGTGCTCCTCTTCGCATTTTCTTTATTAGCTTGTTTGTTCATGAACCGCTTTTTCACCAGTGAAGCCCGACAGATTGGGTCAGTTTGGGATCAGCAACATGACATCACGGCACATGGACGGCTTGTTTATAATCCCGCAAAGCCACAGAACAATTCAAGTCGGGATATACACCCTGAAAGATCCCAGAAATGTAATATTTCCAGAGGCAGTGAATGCGCCATAGCCCCAGAGAGTCGGTTTGACTGTGGCAGGGACAAACTGCTCAGCCAGAGCGAGTGTGAGGACAGAGGATGCTGCTACGCCCCTCTGCCTGACTCCGCAGGACCACCCTGGTGCTTTTACCCCCGTGTATATCCTGGCTATAAAATGGGACCCCTCATACCTACTCCTCGGGGTCAGGGTGCCACACTGACTCGTGCCAGCCCCTCCTACCTCCCCAAAGATATCTCCACTCTAAGACTAGATGACATACAAGAGACAACAGACTGTTTCCACCTCACA TTAAAGGACCCATCATCTCAGCGGTATGAAGTTCATCTCCCAGGCGGCGTTCCTCAGAGCAAAGCCAATACACAGAGTGTCCTCTATACCACTGAATACCAGTCTGACCCATTTGGCTTTATAGTGCGACGGAAATCCAATGGAAGGGTGAT TATGAACACCACAGTCGCTCCTCTGCTGTTTGCTGACCAGTACCTGCAGCTGTCTACCACACTGGCCTCTTCTTTTGTGTCTGGCCTTGGGGAACATTACACCTCTCTCCTCTTGGATCTGAACTGGACTTCCCTGACTCTCTGGAATAGAGACATGGCACCTCAT GCTGATGCTAACCTCTATGGCTCCCACCCATTTTACATAGTACAGGAAGAGGATGGCTTAGCACATGGAGTTTTCCTTCTAAATAGCAATGCAATTG AGGTGATTCTGCAGCCGACCCCTGCTCTCACCTGGGTGTCCACCGGTGGAATCCTGGATCTCTACATTTTCTTGGGTCCTGACCCTCAAAGTGTTATACGACAGTACCTTCAGATCATTG GCTATCCTATGATGCCTCCTTATTGGTCGCTGGGCTTTCATCTGTGTCGCTGGGGTTACACGACCACTAATACAACCCGAAAGGTTGCACAACGCATGCATGATGAAAACTTTCCCATG GATGTACAATGGAATGACCTGGATTACGCAAACAAGCGAAGGGTATTCACCTTTGACCCCTGGAGATTTGGGGATCTGCCAGAAATGGTGGAGGAGTTTCACAAGAGAGGCATGAAGTACATCCTTATTCTG GACCCAGgcatcagcagcaccagcaCCCCAGGAACGTACTCTCCCTTTGATGATGGACTTAAAAGAGATGTCTTTATCAAAAACGCTACAGGGCAAATCCTGATAGGGAAG GTTTGGCCAGGTCCAACAGCCTTTCCTGACTTCACGAACCCAGACACCAGACAATGGTGGGAAGACTGCATCAGAGATTTTCACTCTAAAGTTCCTGTGGATGGTCTCTGGATT GATATGAACGAACCAGCCAGTTTTGTGCAGGGCTCGGTGGAGGGCTGTCCTGACAGTGACCTTGAGAACCCACCATACACACCAA gtgtcGTTGGAGGACGGTTAAACTCAGGAACCCTCTGTATGTCGGCTCGGCAGAAGATGTCATTTCACTACAACCTGCACAATCTTTACGGACTCACAGAAGCTTATGCAACACACAG TGCTCTGCTGAAGATACGGAGGAAGAGACCCTTTGTGCTGTCACGCTCCTCTTTCCCCGGCATCGGACGCTTTTCTGGAGTGTGGACAGGAGATGTCAGGAGTGACTGGGAGCAGCTCAGATTCTCAATTCCTG CGGTGCTGCAGTTCAGCCTGTTCGGGGTCCCTCTGGTGGGAGCGGACACATGTGGCTTTGGAGGCAACACCACTGAGGAGTTGTGCGTTCGGTGGATGCAGCTTGGGGCCTTCTACCCATTTATGAGGAATCACAATGACAAGCCCAATGCT CCTCAAGAGCCCTATGTGTTTGGGCAGCGGGCCCAGGCAGCCATGCGGAGTGCGCTATATCTCCGTTACTCCCTACTGCCGTTCCTTTACACACTCTTCCACCATGCACACGCCTCTGCTGAAACTGTGGCCAGACCTCTATTCATGGA GTTTCCCAATGACCCTAACAGTCGGACCATAGACAAACAGTTCCTGTGGGGGAGTTCACTTCTTATTAGTCCAGTTTTAGAGCAAGGGGCTGTAGAACTGGCTGCATACCTGCCCCCCGCCACTTGGTACAGCCTGCACAAT GGTCAGCCTTTCTACAGTAAAGGGCAGTTCCTGCTCCTGCCAGCTCCTCTGGACACCATCAATGTCCATGTGAGGGAAGGACACATCATTCCCCAGCAG GAGCCTGCTTTGACAACCACAGCCTCACGCAACAACCCTTTCTTCCTGATTGTGGCGCTGTCAGCGGGCGGCTGGGCCCGGGGCGACTTGTTTTGGGATGATGGGGAGAGCGTCGACACTTTTGAAATGCAAAATTATTGCTACGTTATCTTCACTGCTGGACAG TCTCAGGTTGTGAGTAACCCTCTAAAGCTGAACGGGGCGCTGGACAGCCTGGTGCTGGGAGGGCTGCAGGTTTTCGGGGTGCCTTCACCACCTCGCTACATTTTAGCAAATGGGGAGAAAGTCAGGGACTTTACATATCGCACTGACACCAAG GTTTTAGCAGTGACTAGTCTGGCCTTACCCATGTCAGAAGTGTTTACGGTCCAGTGGGTTTTCTAA